The following are encoded together in the Rhinopithecus roxellana isolate Shanxi Qingling chromosome 5, ASM756505v1, whole genome shotgun sequence genome:
- the CLN6 gene encoding ceroid-lipofuscinosis neuronal protein 6 isoform X1, with protein MEAARRRQHPGAAGGPGAQLGASFLQARHGSVSADEAARTAPFHLDLWFYFTLQNWVLDFGRPIAMLVFPLEWFPLNKPSVGDYFHMAYNVITPFLLLKLIERSPRTLPRSVTYVSIIIFIMGASIHLVGDSVNHRLLFSGYQHHLSVRENPIIKNLKPETLIDSFELLYYYDEYLGHCMWYIPFFLILFTYFSGCFTASKAERWMPGPALLLVAPSGLYYWYLVTEGQIFILFIFTFFAMLALVLHQKRKRLFLDSNGLFLFSSFTLTLLLVALWVAWLWNDPVLRKKYPGVIYVPEPWAFYTLHVSSRH; from the exons ATGGAGGCGGCGCGGAGGCGGCAGCACCCGGGAGCGGCGGGAGGCCCGGGTGCGCAGCTGGGCGCCTCCTTCCTGCAGGCCAG GCATGGCTCTGTCAGCGCTGATGAGGCTGCCCGCACAGCTCCCTTCCACCTCGACCTCTGGTTCTACTTCACGCTGCAGAACTGGGTTCTGGACTTTGGGCGCCCCATTGCCATG CTGGTATTCCCTCTCGAATGGTTTCCACTCAACAAGCCCAGTGTTGGGGACTACTTCCACATGGCCTACAATGTCATCACGCCCTTTCTCTTGCTCAAG CTCATCGAGCGGTCCCCCCGCACCCTGCCACGCTCTGTCACCTACGTGagcatcatcatcttcatcatggGTGCCAGCATCCACCTGGTGGGCGACTCTGTCAACCATCGCCTGCTCTTCAGTGGCTACCAGCACCACCTATCTGTCCGTGAGAACCCCATCATCAAGAATCTCAAGCCGGAGACGCTG ATCGACTCCTTTGAGCTGCTCTACTATTATGATGAGTACCTGGGTCACTGCATGTG GTACATCCccttcttcctcatcctcttcACGTACTTCAGCGGCTGCTTTACTGCCTCTAAAGCTGAGCGATGGATGCCAGGGCCTGCCTTGCTCCTGGTGGCGCCCAGTGGCCTGTACTACTG GTACCTGGTCACCGAGGGCCAGATCTTCATCCTCTTCATCTTCACCTTCTTTGCCATGCTGGCGCTCGTCCTGCACCAGAAGCGCAAGCGCCTCTTCCTGGACAGCAACggccttttcctcttctcctccttcacACTGACCCTTTTGCTTGTGGCGCTCTGGGTCGCCTGGCTGTGGAATGACCCTGTTCTCAGGAAGAAGTACCCGGGTGTCATCTACGTCCCTGAGCCCTGGGCTTTCTACACCCTTCACGTCAGCAGTCGGCACTGA
- the CLN6 gene encoding ceroid-lipofuscinosis neuronal protein 6 isoform X3: MEAARRRQHPGAAGGPGAQLGASFLQARHGSVSADEAARTAPFHLDLWFYFTLQNWVLDFGRPIAMLVFPLEWFPLNKPSVGDYFHMAYNVITPFLLLKLIERSPRTLPRSVTYVSIIIFIMGASIHLVGDSVNHRLLFSGYQHHLSVRENPIIKNLKPETLIDSFELLYYYDEYLGHCMWYIPFFLILFTYFSGCFTASKAERWMPGPALLLVAPSGLYYCPSRCVPHLKNPSVALGPVQPTSDTKPCGGLRFPPL, from the exons ATGGAGGCGGCGCGGAGGCGGCAGCACCCGGGAGCGGCGGGAGGCCCGGGTGCGCAGCTGGGCGCCTCCTTCCTGCAGGCCAG GCATGGCTCTGTCAGCGCTGATGAGGCTGCCCGCACAGCTCCCTTCCACCTCGACCTCTGGTTCTACTTCACGCTGCAGAACTGGGTTCTGGACTTTGGGCGCCCCATTGCCATG CTGGTATTCCCTCTCGAATGGTTTCCACTCAACAAGCCCAGTGTTGGGGACTACTTCCACATGGCCTACAATGTCATCACGCCCTTTCTCTTGCTCAAG CTCATCGAGCGGTCCCCCCGCACCCTGCCACGCTCTGTCACCTACGTGagcatcatcatcttcatcatggGTGCCAGCATCCACCTGGTGGGCGACTCTGTCAACCATCGCCTGCTCTTCAGTGGCTACCAGCACCACCTATCTGTCCGTGAGAACCCCATCATCAAGAATCTCAAGCCGGAGACGCTG ATCGACTCCTTTGAGCTGCTCTACTATTATGATGAGTACCTGGGTCACTGCATGTG GTACATCCccttcttcctcatcctcttcACGTACTTCAGCGGCTGCTTTACTGCCTCTAAAGCTGAGCGATGGATGCCAGGGCCTGCCTTGCTCCTGGTGGCGCCCAGTGGCCTGTACTACTG CCCCTCTCGCTGTGTGCCCCATCTCAAGAACCCCAGTGTTGCCCTGGGGCCGGTACAACCCACCTCCGACACCAAGCCCTGTGGTGGGCTGCGGTTTCcacctctgtga
- the CLN6 gene encoding ceroid-lipofuscinosis neuronal protein 6 isoform X2 encodes MEAARRRQHPGAAGGPGAQLGASFLQARHGSVSADEAARTAPFHLDLWFYFTLQNWVLDFGRPIAMLIERSPRTLPRSVTYVSIIIFIMGASIHLVGDSVNHRLLFSGYQHHLSVRENPIIKNLKPETLIDSFELLYYYDEYLGHCMWYIPFFLILFTYFSGCFTASKAERWMPGPALLLVAPSGLYYWYLVTEGQIFILFIFTFFAMLALVLHQKRKRLFLDSNGLFLFSSFTLTLLLVALWVAWLWNDPVLRKKYPGVIYVPEPWAFYTLHVSSRH; translated from the exons ATGGAGGCGGCGCGGAGGCGGCAGCACCCGGGAGCGGCGGGAGGCCCGGGTGCGCAGCTGGGCGCCTCCTTCCTGCAGGCCAG GCATGGCTCTGTCAGCGCTGATGAGGCTGCCCGCACAGCTCCCTTCCACCTCGACCTCTGGTTCTACTTCACGCTGCAGAACTGGGTTCTGGACTTTGGGCGCCCCATTGCCATG CTCATCGAGCGGTCCCCCCGCACCCTGCCACGCTCTGTCACCTACGTGagcatcatcatcttcatcatggGTGCCAGCATCCACCTGGTGGGCGACTCTGTCAACCATCGCCTGCTCTTCAGTGGCTACCAGCACCACCTATCTGTCCGTGAGAACCCCATCATCAAGAATCTCAAGCCGGAGACGCTG ATCGACTCCTTTGAGCTGCTCTACTATTATGATGAGTACCTGGGTCACTGCATGTG GTACATCCccttcttcctcatcctcttcACGTACTTCAGCGGCTGCTTTACTGCCTCTAAAGCTGAGCGATGGATGCCAGGGCCTGCCTTGCTCCTGGTGGCGCCCAGTGGCCTGTACTACTG GTACCTGGTCACCGAGGGCCAGATCTTCATCCTCTTCATCTTCACCTTCTTTGCCATGCTGGCGCTCGTCCTGCACCAGAAGCGCAAGCGCCTCTTCCTGGACAGCAACggccttttcctcttctcctccttcacACTGACCCTTTTGCTTGTGGCGCTCTGGGTCGCCTGGCTGTGGAATGACCCTGTTCTCAGGAAGAAGTACCCGGGTGTCATCTACGTCCCTGAGCCCTGGGCTTTCTACACCCTTCACGTCAGCAGTCGGCACTGA